One genomic window of Saccopteryx bilineata isolate mSacBil1 chromosome 4, mSacBil1_pri_phased_curated, whole genome shotgun sequence includes the following:
- the NPTX2 gene encoding neuronal pentraxin-2, which produces MLALLAAGVALAVAAGAPDVPAPGSRFVCAVLPPEAARAGCPLPAMPMQGGALSPEEELRAAVLQLRETVVQQKETLGAQREAIRELTGKLARCEGLAGGKAPGRAATGKDTMGDLPRDPGHVVEQLSRSLQTLKDRLESLEHQLRANVSNAALPSDFREVLQRRLGELERQLLRKVAELEDEKSLLHNETSAHRQKTESALNALLQRVTELERGHSAFKSPDAFKVSLSLRTNYLYGKIKKTLPELYAFTICLWLRSSALPGIGTPFSYAVPGQANEIVLIEWGNNPIELLINDKVAQLPLFVSDGKWHHICVTWTTRDGMWEAFQDGEKLGTGENLAPWHPIKPGGVLILGQEQDTIGGRFDATQAFVGELSQFNIWDRVLRAQEIVNIANCSSNMPGNIIPWVDNNVDVFGGASKWAVETCEERLLDL; this is translated from the exons ATGCTGGCGCTGCTGGCTGCCGGAGTGGCGCTCGCCGTGGCCGCCGGGGCTCCGGACGTCCCGGCGCCGGGCAGCCGCTTTGTGTGCGCTGTGCTGCCCCCGGAGGCGGCGCGCGCCGGCTGCCCGCTGCCCGCGATGCCCATGCAGGGGGGCGCGCTGAGCCCCGAGGAGGAGCTGCGGGCCGCGGTGCTGCAGCTCCGCGAGACCGTCGTGCAGCAGAAGGAGACGCTGGGCGCGCAGCGCGAGGCCATCCGCGAGCTCACGGGCAAGCTGGCGCGCTGCGAGGGGCTGGCGGGCGGCAAGGCGCCGGGCCGGGCGGCCACCGGCAAGGACACCATGGGCGATCTGCCGCGGGACCCCGGCCACGTCGTGGAGCAACTCAGCCGCTCGCTGCAGACCCTCAAGGACCGTCTGGAGAGCCTCGAG CACCAGCTCCGTGCGAACGTGTCCAATGCCGCGTTGCCCAGCGACTTCCGAGAGGTGCTCCAGCGGCGGCTGGGCGAGCTGGAGAGACAGCTGCTGCGCAAGGTCGCGGAGCTGGAGGATGAGAAGTCCCTCCTCCACAACGAGACCTCGGCTCACCGGCAGAAGACTGAGAGCGCCCTGAACGCGCTGCTGCAGCGGGTGACCGAGCTGGAGCGAG GCCACAGTGCGTTCAAGTCACCTGACGCCTTCAAAGTGTCCCTCTCCCTCCGCACAAACTACCTGTACGGCAAGATCAAGAAGACGCTGCCCGAGCTGTATGCCTTCACCATCTGCCTGTGGCTGCGATCCAGTGCCTTGCCTGGCATCGGCACCCCGTTCTCCTACGCGGTTCCCGGGCAGGCCAACGAGATCGTGCTGATCGAGTGGGGCAACAACCCCATCGAGCTGCTCATTAACGACAAG GTCGCACAGCTGCCCCTGTTTGTCAGTGACGGCAAGTGGCACCATATCTGTGTCACCTGGACCACGCGGGACGGCATGTGGGAGGCCTTCCAGGATGGGGAGAAGCTCGGCACCGGGGAGAACCTGGCCCCCTGGCACCCCATCAAGCCAGGGGGTGTGCTGATCCTGGGGCAGGAGCAG GACACCATTGGGGGCAGGTTTGATGCCACGCAGGCGTTTGTGGGGGAGCTCAGCCAGTTCAACATATGGGACCGTGTCCTTCGTGCCCAAGAAATTGTCAACATAGCCAACTGCTCCTCCAACATGCCGGGCAACATCATCCCGTGGGTGGACAACAACGTCGACGTGTTTGGAGGGGCTTCCAAGTGGGCCGTGGAGACCTGCGAGGAGCGCCTCCTGGACTTGTAG